Sequence from the Angustibacter luteus genome:
CTCGACGACGTCCCCGGCGCTGATCTCGCCGGGCGTGACGACCCGTAGGTAGGCGCCGGGCACGGCCGCCTGGGTGAACCGCTTGATCCAGTGCTGCTCCCCCAGCCAACCCTGGAACGTGCCGCACGGGATCCGTGGGCACGAGACCTCCAGGACGACGTCCGGGCCGATCCGCCACCGCTCGCCGATCAGCGCACCCGACACGTCGAGCCCCTCGGTGGTCAGGTTCTCGCCGAACGAGCCATCGGCCAGCGGCCGGCCGAGCTGGTCCTGCCAGGCGTCGAGGTCCTCCCGCGCGTAGGCGTACACGGCCTGGTCGTCCCCGCCGTGGTGCGCGACGTCGTACACCCGGTCGCCCGCCAGACCCACGGCCCCGGTGCCCTTGGGGCCCGGCGCCGCGACGGCGACCGGCCCCTCGACCGGGCGCTTGTCGATCCCGGTCGAGGCGATGCCCTTCCACGGGTTCGGACGTGCCTTGCCGACGTTCACGGACCGGACGCAAGCCATCCCCCGACCCTACGGGACCACCCGATCCAGGAACGAGTTT
This genomic interval carries:
- a CDS encoding MOSC domain-containing protein; this translates as MACVRSVNVGKARPNPWKGIASTGIDKRPVEGPVAVAAPGPKGTGAVGLAGDRVYDVAHHGGDDQAVYAYAREDLDAWQDQLGRPLADGSFGENLTTEGLDVSGALIGERWRIGPDVVLEVSCPRIPCGTFQGWLGEQHWIKRFTQAAVPGAYLRVVTPGEISAGDVVEVLDRPAHDVSVELSFRAYTLEPELLPRLLDVDALPQEDLEMIRRRLAAGS